In Helianthus annuus cultivar XRQ/B chromosome 3, HanXRQr2.0-SUNRISE, whole genome shotgun sequence, a single window of DNA contains:
- the LOC110883508 gene encoding F-box/kelch-repeat protein At3g17530, which yields MADLPTHTIVFEILTRLPAKDVGRSKSVCKQWYALLSTQDFVKIHCSRSVVSSNQRVLLIDDLTCSVRPIISNNNDYGPSSTVTFPFHHQNNDVSILSHLNGLLCVCLNHTYELLLWNPTTTAFKRLSTPDSHGFYINNLDAIGLYVDADDDYKVLHIKRRSGVLGVYVYSREVDSWRNIPFITRQEYLSPHFNWSAGTFCGGTLYFTVCECWIGGTNVVICFDVNSEQFKEISFPPVPSNGMVQGVLVNVKNVLHMFASTGMFEMTIDLWTLQGDYWIKVLSCPPIPPISLSLWCDITHYVTNGNWFVMTKLGKLFTIEMDMKPFECVYPVSWFRGFKGAVFVQTIVSPSI from the coding sequence ATGGCTGACCTTCCTACTCATACAATCGTGTTTGAGATATTAACGAGGCTGCCAGCAAAGGATGTAGGTCGTTCTAAGAGTGTATGTAAGCAATGGTATGCGTTATTGTCAACACAAGATTTCGTAAAGATACATTGTTCTCGCTCAGTAGTTTCATCTAACCAGAGAGTTCTACTAATTGACGACCTAACGTGTTCTGTTCGTCCAATCATCTCTAATAACAATGACTATGGTCCAAGCTCAACAGTTACATTTCCATTCCATCACCAAAATAATGATGTCTCAATACTTTCACATTTGAACGGATTGTTGTGTGTTTGCTTGAATCATACATACGAGCTGcttctttggaatccaacaacTACTGCTTTCAAGCGTTTGTCAACCCCTGATTCTCATGGATTCTATATAAATAACCTTGATGCCATTGGTTTGTACGTTGACGCTGACGATGATTACAAGGTCTTGCATATAAAGCGTAGGAGTGGTGTACTTGGTGTCTATGTTTATTCTAGGGAAGTAGACTCTTGGAGAAATATTCCTTTCATAACAAGACAAGAGTACCTAAGCCCTCATTTCAATTGGTCAGCTGGCACATTTTGTGGTGGTACTCTATATTTCACTGTTTGCGAATGTTGGATTGGAGGTACGAATGTGGTGATTTGTTTTGATGTTAATTCGGAGCAGTTCAAGGAGATAAGCTTTCCACCCGTTCCTTCTAATGGAATGGTTCAAGGTGTTTTAGTTAATGTAAAAAATGTGCTTCACATGTTTGCTAGCACTGGCATGTTTGAGATGACAATTGACCTATGGACACTACAAGGGGATTACTGGATTAAGGTCTTATCATGTCCTCCGATCCCCCCGATATCATTGTCATTGTGGTGCGATATAACACATTATGTGACAAATGGTAATTGGTTTGTGATGACTAAATTAGGGAAGTTGTTTACAATTGAAATGGATATGAAGCCCTTCGAATGTGTTTATCCCGTTTCTTGGTTTCGAGGTTTTAAGGGTGCGGTGTTTGTGCAGACCATTGTTTCACCAAGTATTTAG